The Saccharothrix violaceirubra genome segment AGCGGCTCCCCAAGGCGGGGAGCCGCTTCCGACACCGTCCTTGCTCGGCGTGGTCCTCGCGGACCGCGGTCCGAACAGGGCGGCGCTGGTGGAGGTGCCGGGAATCGAACCCGGGTCCTCTGCCGGCTCATCAAGGCTTCTCCGTGCGCAGTCCGCTACGCCTCTACTCGACCCCGGTGATCACGCGGACAAGTCACCGTGACGGGCCCAGCCACTGTGGGTGTCCCCCTCGCTCCCCGTGGCCGGGGGCGGAGGTGAGTCTCCTTGCTGATGCCGGACTCCGGGGCGGAGACGCCCCCGGGCCGACAGCGTCAGCTCCTCGCTCAGGCGGCGAGGGCGAACGCGCGCTGGTCGTTGGACTCGGCGCTTATTGGTTTGCGATGACGCTTACGGTGGTCTCTCGCCTGCACCGGCACGCTTCCCTTGAATCGACGCACAAAGTCGAAACCGTTCACCCCCTGGTCTGGGTACCTCTCCGGCACATCATAACGCCCCGCGCGGCCGACATCATTCCCAATAAGGTGGTAGGGCTGTCCCCACCCCCCGGACGCCGGTTGACCTGATGGTTCACCAGGCCCGGAGCGGCGATGCTGGTCGGGGACACCAGCGGAAGCGGGGAGAAGATGACGACTGCTCGGACCGGACCGGACATCGCTCGGATCAGCGGGTACTTCCTGCTCAACCTGGTGAGCGGGATCTTCTGGTTCAGCCTGCTCACGTCGCTGCTGGCCACGAGCATGGGGTTGCTCGTGGTCTGGATCGGCTTCCCGCTGCTGGCCCTGACCCTGATGCTGGCCCGCACAGCGGCCGGCGTCGAACGGGCGTGGCTGCGGCCGACGCTCGGCATCGCGATCGAATCCCCGTACCGGCCGATCCCGGAGGGGTCGGTGATCGTGCGGACGCGCGCCATGATGACGGACCCGGCGACGTGGCGCGACCTGCTCTACTGGGTGGTCATGCTGCCCCTGGGCATCATCGAGTTCGCCCTGGTGGTGGCCCTGTGGCCGGCGGTGCTCTCGCTCGTCACGTTCCCCGTCTACCAGCAGTGGCTGCCCGGCAACCTGGAGATCACGCTCGGCGCGGACGTCTACACGATCGACTCGTTCGGCGAGGCCGTCCCGGTCAGCGTGGTCGGCATCGTGCTCGGCATCCTGCTGCTGCCGCTGCTGCGCGGCCTGGCCCGCGGGCACGCCGCGCTGGCCAAGTCGCTGCTCGGCCCGTCGCGCAACGAGAAGCTGGTCGCCGAGACCGAACGCCTGTCCGCCAGCCGCGCCCGGGGCGTCGAGGCCGCCGAGGCGGAACGCCGGCGCATCGAACGCGACCTGCACGACGGCGCGCAGCAACGCCTGGTCGCCGTCGCCATGGGCCTGGGCCGGGCGCGCGGCAAGATGGAGAGCGACCCCGACGCCGCCGCCGCGTTGATCGCCGAGGCGCACGCGGACGCCAAGCTCGCCATCTCCGAGCTGCGCGACCTGGCCCGGGGCATCTACCCGTCCGTGCTCGGCGACCGCGGCCTCGACGCGGCCCTGTCGTCGCTGGCCGCGAAGTGCCCGATCCCGGTCACCGTGTCGGTCGAGGTCGACCCGCGCCCGCCGACGGCGGTGGAGAGCACGGCGTACTTCACGGTCGCCGAGTCGCTGACCAACATCGCCAAGCACTCGGGCGCCACGCAGGCCGACGTGAAGGTCACGCGCACCGAGAACTCCGTGGTCGTCGAGGTGACCGACAACGGTCACGGCGGCGCGGAGGTCCGTCAGGGTGGAGGGCTCGCGGGGCTCGCGGACCGGGCTGCGACCATTGACGGCGTTGTCGTCGTGGTAAGCCCGGTCGGGGGGCCGACCGTGATCCGGACGGAGTTGCCGTGCGCGTGGTGATCGCGGAGGACTCGGTCCTCCTGCGGGTGGGTGTCGAACGCCTGCTCGCCGATGAGGGGATCGAGACCGTCGCGGCGGTCGAGGACGGGGAGGCGCTGCTCGCGGCCGTCGACGAGCACCGCCCCGACCTGGCCCTGGTGGACGTCCGCATGCCGCCGACGTTCACCGACGAGGGCCTGCGGGCGGCGATCGAGGCCCGCAGGCGCCACCCCGATCTGACCGTGCTCGTGCTCTCCCAGTACGTGGAGGAGCGCTACGCGGTCGAACTGCTCGCGGGCGGTGCGAACGGCGTCGGCTACCTGCTCAAGGAGCGGGTGGCCGACGTCGCCGAGTTCGTGGCCGCGGTCCGCCGGGTCGCCGACGGCGGCACGAGCATCGACCACGAGGTCATCACGCAGCTGATGGTGCGCAGCAAGCGGAACCCGGTCGACTCGCTGACCCAGCGGGAACGCGAGGTGCTGGGACTGATGGCCCAGGGCCTGTCGAACACGGCCATCGCCGCGTCGCTGGTGGTGTCCGACGGCGCCGTGGAGAAGCACGTCGGCAACATCTTCGCCAAGCTCGGCCTGGAGCCCAGCACGTCCGAGCACCGCCGCGTCCGGGCGGTGCTCGCCTACCTCAACCTGACCTAGTACCGGCCCTTCAACGCCCGGCCGTGCGCCTTGCGGATCTCCCGGTCGGCGTCCTTCTTGGCCAGGTCCTGGCGCTTGTCGTACGCCTTCTTGCCGCGGGCGAGCGCCAGTTCGACCTTGACGTACCCGTCCTTGAAGTACATCTGGAGCGGGATCAGCGACAGACCGCTCTCCTTGGTCTTGCCGATCAGCCGCTCGATCTCCTGGCGGTGCAGCAGCAGCTTGCGCTTGCGCCGCACCTCGTGATTGGTCCACGTGCCCGCGACGTACTCCGGGATGTGCAGGGCGTGCAGCCAGATCTCGCCGTCGTCGACCTGGCCGAAGGCGTCCACAAGGGACGCCCGGCCCATCCGCAGGCTCTTCACCTCGGTGCCGACGAGCACGACACCGGCTTCGTAGGTGTCGAGGATGGTGTAGTCGTGCCGAGCCTTGCGGTTCGACGCGATCACCTTCTGACCGCGCTCCTTGACCATGCGAGCAACCTTACGTCAGCGCGCCACCGGTTATAGGCGGACGTAGAGACGCAGCGTGACGTAGCCGGTCAGCGCCGAGATCACGACCGCGACCCCGAGCAGGATCGGCGAGATGATCAGGATGTCCAGCTGGCCGATGGCGGGCAGGATGCCGGACGTGAACAGGTCGCCGAAGACCCGGTCCAGGGCCGTGACCTTGAACGCCATCAGCGCCAGCACGCCGGTGATCGCACCGATGATGCCCGCGACCACCGCCTCGATGAGGAACGGCAGCTGCGTGTACCACCGCGTCGCGCCCACCAGGCGCATGATCCCGACCTCGGTGCGCCGGGTGAACGCGGACACCTGGATGGTGTTGGAGATCAGCAGCAGGGCGGCCAGCGCCTGGAACGCGGCCAGCGCCAGCGCACCGTCCCGCAGGCCGTTGAGCACGTCGAACAGCCGTGCCATCAGCTCGCTCTGGTCCTTGACCGACTTGACACCGGCCTTGCCGGAGAACGCCTGCACGATCACCTCGGACCGCTCGGCCTCGACCAGGCTCACCCGGAACATGGCCGGGATCGCCTCGGGCCGGGCCAGCTTCACCAGCTCCGGCTGCGCCTCGAACATCTCCTTGAACCGCTCGTAGCCCCGCTCGCGGTTCTCGTAGACGACCGTCTTGACGCCGGACGTGCCCTCCAGGTCCTTGCGCAGACCGGCGCACGGGTCCTGGGCGCAGTCCTTGTCGTTCGCGCTGATGTCGTTGGTCAGCAGGACCGACACCTCGAGCTTGCCCTGGTAGTTGTCCTGCATCTTGTCGACCATCCGGACGACGAGCAGGCCCAGACCGAGCAGGAAGAGGGAGATCGCGGTCGTGAGGATCATCGCGATGGTCATCGTGACGTTCCGGCGCAGACCGGTCACGACCTCGCTGAACACGAAGCTGCTACGCATCGGGGAAGGCGTTCCTCAGGTTCCGGGGAAAGGGTGTCTCGGCGGGCTCAGCGGCCCACGCCGTACACGCCGCGCGCGTCGTCGCGGATGATCCGGCCGTGGTCGAGTTCGACGACACGGCGGCGCATCGAGTCGACGATCGAGTGGTCGTGCGTGGCCATCAGCACGGTCGTGCCGGTGCGGTTGATCCGCTCCAGCAGCAGCATGATGTCCTGGCTGGTGTCGGGGTCCAGGTTTCCGGTCGGCTCGTCGGCGAGCAGCACCAGCGGCCGGTTCACGAACGCGCGCGCGATGGCCACGCGCTGCTGCTCGCCGCCGGACAGCTCGTGCGGCATGCGGTCCGCCTTGCCGTCGAGGCCGACGAGCTGGAGCACCTCCGGCACGACCTTGACGATGGTGTTGCGCGGCTTGCCGATGACCTCCAGCGCGAACGCCACGTTCTCGGCGACCGTCTTGGCGGTCAGCAGCCGGAAGTCCTGGAAGACGCAGCCGATCGACTGCCGCAGGCGGGGGACCCGACGGCGGGACATCTTGGCGACGTCGAAGTTCGAGACGTAGACACGGCCCTTGGTCGGCACCTCCTCGCGGAGGAGCAGCCG includes the following:
- a CDS encoding response regulator transcription factor, with product MRVVIAEDSVLLRVGVERLLADEGIETVAAVEDGEALLAAVDEHRPDLALVDVRMPPTFTDEGLRAAIEARRRHPDLTVLVLSQYVEERYAVELLAGGANGVGYLLKERVADVAEFVAAVRRVADGGTSIDHEVITQLMVRSKRNPVDSLTQREREVLGLMAQGLSNTAIAASLVVSDGAVEKHVGNIFAKLGLEPSTSEHRRVRAVLAYLNLT
- the ftsE gene encoding cell division ATP-binding protein FtsE, which encodes MIRLEHVSKVYKSSARPALDNVSVELGKGEFVFLIGPSGSGKSTFLRLLLREEVPTKGRVYVSNFDVAKMSRRRVPRLRQSIGCVFQDFRLLTAKTVAENVAFALEVIGKPRNTIVKVVPEVLQLVGLDGKADRMPHELSGGEQQRVAIARAFVNRPLVLLADEPTGNLDPDTSQDIMLLLERINRTGTTVLMATHDHSIVDSMRRRVVELDHGRIIRDDARGVYGVGR
- a CDS encoding sensor histidine kinase; its protein translation is MTTARTGPDIARISGYFLLNLVSGIFWFSLLTSLLATSMGLLVVWIGFPLLALTLMLARTAAGVERAWLRPTLGIAIESPYRPIPEGSVIVRTRAMMTDPATWRDLLYWVVMLPLGIIEFALVVALWPAVLSLVTFPVYQQWLPGNLEITLGADVYTIDSFGEAVPVSVVGIVLGILLLPLLRGLARGHAALAKSLLGPSRNEKLVAETERLSASRARGVEAAEAERRRIERDLHDGAQQRLVAVAMGLGRARGKMESDPDAAAALIAEAHADAKLAISELRDLARGIYPSVLGDRGLDAALSSLAAKCPIPVTVSVEVDPRPPTAVESTAYFTVAESLTNIAKHSGATQADVKVTRTENSVVVEVTDNGHGGAEVRQGGGLAGLADRAATIDGVVVVVSPVGGPTVIRTELPCAW
- the smpB gene encoding SsrA-binding protein SmpB, translating into MVKERGQKVIASNRKARHDYTILDTYEAGVVLVGTEVKSLRMGRASLVDAFGQVDDGEIWLHALHIPEYVAGTWTNHEVRRKRKLLLHRQEIERLIGKTKESGLSLIPLQMYFKDGYVKVELALARGKKAYDKRQDLAKKDADREIRKAHGRALKGRY
- the ftsX gene encoding permease-like cell division protein FtsX — translated: MRSSFVFSEVVTGLRRNVTMTIAMILTTAISLFLLGLGLLVVRMVDKMQDNYQGKLEVSVLLTNDISANDKDCAQDPCAGLRKDLEGTSGVKTVVYENRERGYERFKEMFEAQPELVKLARPEAIPAMFRVSLVEAERSEVIVQAFSGKAGVKSVKDQSELMARLFDVLNGLRDGALALAAFQALAALLLISNTIQVSAFTRRTEVGIMRLVGATRWYTQLPFLIEAVVAGIIGAITGVLALMAFKVTALDRVFGDLFTSGILPAIGQLDILIISPILLGVAVVISALTGYVTLRLYVRL